In Choloepus didactylus isolate mChoDid1 chromosome 18, mChoDid1.pri, whole genome shotgun sequence, a single genomic region encodes these proteins:
- the LOC119514127 gene encoding nucleoside diphosphate kinase B isoform X2 — MANTERTFIAIKPDGVQRGLVGEIIKRFEQKGFRLVAMKFLRASEDHLKQHYIDLKDRPFFPGLVKYMNSGPVVAMVWEGLNVVKTGRVMLGETNPADSKPGTIRGDFCIQVGRYSSFPQSP, encoded by the exons ATGGCCAACACCGAGCGCACCTTCATCGCGATCAAGCCGGACGGCGTGCAGCGCGGCCTGGTGGGCGAGATCATTAAGCGCTTTGAACAGAAGGGTTTCCGCCTCGTGGCCATGAAGTTCCTTCGG GCCTCTGAGGACCACCTGAAGCAACACTATATTGACTTGAAAGACCGCCCATTCTTCCCAGGGCTGGTGAAGTACATGAACTCAGGGCCAGTCGTGGCCATG GTCTGGGAGGGACTGAATGTGGTGAAGACAGGTCGAGTGATGCTTGGGGAAACCAATCCAGCGGATTCTAAGCCAGGCACCATTCGTGGGGACTTCTGCATTCAAGTTGGCAG GTACTCAAGTTTCCCACAGAGCCCGTAA
- the LOC119514127 gene encoding nucleoside diphosphate kinase B isoform X1, protein MANTERTFIAIKPDGVQRGLVGEIIKRFEQKGFRLVAMKFLRASEDHLKQHYIDLKDRPFFPGLVKYMNSGPVVAMVWEGLNVVKTGRVMLGETNPADSKPGTIRGDFCIQVGRNIIHGSDSVKSAEKEISLWFKPEELVDYKSCAHDWVYE, encoded by the exons ATGGCCAACACCGAGCGCACCTTCATCGCGATCAAGCCGGACGGCGTGCAGCGCGGCCTGGTGGGCGAGATCATTAAGCGCTTTGAACAGAAGGGTTTCCGCCTCGTGGCCATGAAGTTCCTTCGG GCCTCTGAGGACCACCTGAAGCAACACTATATTGACTTGAAAGACCGCCCATTCTTCCCAGGGCTGGTGAAGTACATGAACTCAGGGCCAGTCGTGGCCATG GTCTGGGAGGGACTGAATGTGGTGAAGACAGGTCGAGTGATGCTTGGGGAAACCAATCCAGCGGATTCTAAGCCAGGCACCATTCGTGGGGACTTCTGCATTCAAGTTGGCAG GAACATCATTCATGGCAGTGATTCAGTAAAAagtgctgaaaaagaaatcagtctATGGTTTAAGCCTGAAGAGTTGGTTGACTACAAGTCTTGTGCTCATGACTGGGTCTATGAGTAA
- the LOC119514126 gene encoding nucleoside diphosphate kinase A 1 isoform X1: MGSGVKRAVKVPSERSMANTERTFIAVKPDGVQRGLVGEIIKRFEQKGFQLVALKLLQASEDLLKEHYIDLKDRPFFAGLVKYMHSGPVVAMVWEGLNVVKTGRVMLGETNPADSKPGTIRGDFCIQVGRNIIHGSDSVESAEKEIGLWFHPEELVHYKSCARDWIYE; this comes from the exons atggGATCAGGGGTGAAGAGGGCGGTTAAAGTTCCCTctgagag GAGCATGGCCAACACCGAACGCACATTCATTGCTGTCAAGCCTGATGGGGTTCAACGGGGCCTCGTGGGAGAGATCATTAAGCGCTTTGAGCAGAAGGGATTCCAACTTGTTGCTCTGAAATTGTTGCAG GCTTCTGAAGACCTTCTCAAGGAACACTACATCGACCTGAAGGACCGTCCATTCTTTGCCGGCCTGGTGAAGTACATGCACTCAGGGCCAGTGGTTGCCATG GTCTGGGAGGGGCTGAATGTGGTGAAGACGGGCCGAGTAATGCTCGGGGAGACCAACCCTGCCGACTCCAAGCCTGGGACCATCCGCGGGGACTTTTGCATCCAAGTTGGCAG GAACATCATTCATGGCAGCGATTCAGTGGAGAGTGCAGAGAAGGagattggcttatggtttcaccCTGAGGAACTGGTACATTACAAGAGCTGTGCTCGGGACTGGATCTACGAGTGA
- the LOC119514126 gene encoding nucleoside diphosphate kinase A 1 isoform X2 gives MANTERTFIAVKPDGVQRGLVGEIIKRFEQKGFQLVALKLLQASEDLLKEHYIDLKDRPFFAGLVKYMHSGPVVAMVWEGLNVVKTGRVMLGETNPADSKPGTIRGDFCIQVGRNIIHGSDSVESAEKEIGLWFHPEELVHYKSCARDWIYE, from the exons ATGGCCAACACCGAACGCACATTCATTGCTGTCAAGCCTGATGGGGTTCAACGGGGCCTCGTGGGAGAGATCATTAAGCGCTTTGAGCAGAAGGGATTCCAACTTGTTGCTCTGAAATTGTTGCAG GCTTCTGAAGACCTTCTCAAGGAACACTACATCGACCTGAAGGACCGTCCATTCTTTGCCGGCCTGGTGAAGTACATGCACTCAGGGCCAGTGGTTGCCATG GTCTGGGAGGGGCTGAATGTGGTGAAGACGGGCCGAGTAATGCTCGGGGAGACCAACCCTGCCGACTCCAAGCCTGGGACCATCCGCGGGGACTTTTGCATCCAAGTTGGCAG GAACATCATTCATGGCAGCGATTCAGTGGAGAGTGCAGAGAAGGagattggcttatggtttcaccCTGAGGAACTGGTACATTACAAGAGCTGTGCTCGGGACTGGATCTACGAGTGA